One stretch of Vulpes lagopus strain Blue_001 chromosome 12, ASM1834538v1, whole genome shotgun sequence DNA includes these proteins:
- the LOC121473988 gene encoding pollen-specific leucine-rich repeat extensin-like protein 1 — MENIYSSKLLKPTPTPTSQGHKNPTCLLPPFLSAQPSLTPQPLFPAPAPCFPCPSSNARGLQQEEPGGLPWMPQKQCNPDAFLDAHKEGNESTKTSEPTTWTPAGSAWQHSTRPFSFCPPPNPQGHSHSPRSSVWPCLPDSRGQWEWKDDEYQGEPPLAGEEGETRWSLRYCWDFRSGTSSRRGASRFAPQPETSHSEPGPVRSPTPHVHAFTQPRRRPNLYPRSPGSPRPLPRPEHSSRHPRLGLPSLPSPVGIPSADAPPPTSAHPSQVRSCPGRFLSSPHLPSRPASSPERRVPVGPPRSRSPALTVQGRRSRAQEGCPGAGAAAAPAAVTTRGGSHPAGSSGRISAPRRPPRRHRSAPARPVPPGSCSLSLCPRTGPPSASWELSFSPGIAVSASLGCRARRLNSLRNSHRMILLWSVSILLLRTRASGSAVYSCLVLRPGNSEF, encoded by the exons ATGGAGAACATCTACAGCTCCAAGTTGCTGAAACCCACACCAACACCCACCTCCCAAGGACACAAAAACCctacctgcctcctgcccccattcctctctgcccagcccagcctcacCCCTCAGCCTCTTTTCCCAGCACCTGCGCCATGCTTTCCTTGCCCAAGCTCCAATGCCAGAGGCCTGCAGCAGGAAGAACCAGGAGGGCTGCCCTGGATGCCCCAGAAACAATGCAATCCAGATGCATTCCTGGATGCACATAAGGAGGGGAATGA AAGCACAAAAACATCCGAGCCCACAACCTGGACCCCAGCGGGCAGTGCCTGGCAGCACTCCACAAGGCCATTTTCATTCTGCCCACCGCCCAACCCGCAGGGCCACAGTCACTCACCTCGTAGCTCTGTCTGGCCCTGCCTCCCGGACTCGCGAGGGCAGTGGGAATGGAAAGACGACGAGTACCAGGGCGAACCTCCACTAGCCGGGGAGGAGGGTGAAACGAGGTGGAGTCTACGCTATTGTTGGGATTTTCGGAGCGGGACCTCAAGCCGTAGAGGGGCCTCCCGCTTCGCTCCCCAGCCTGAGACCTCGCACTCGGAGCCCGGCCCGGTCCGAAGCCCCACCCCCCACGTCCACGCGTTCACCCAACCCCGGAGGCGGCCAAACCTTTATCCCCGAAGCCCgggctctccccgccccctcccccggcccgaGCACTCCTCGCGACACCCCAGACTCGGTCTCCCGTCCCTCCCTTCCCCCGTGGGCATCCCTTCGGCTGAtgcaccccctcccacctccgcTCACCCTTCCCAGGTCCGCTCCTGCCCGGGGCGCTTCCTCAGCagcccccaccttccttcccgCCCCGCCTCTAGCCCCGAGAGGAGGGTCCCGGTTGGTCCACCCCGAAGCCGCTCGCCCGCACTCACAGTACAGGGCCGGCGGTCGAGGGCCCAGGAGGggtgcccgggggcgggggccgctgCTGCTCCAGCAGCTGTAACAACCCGCGGCGGCAGCCACCCCGCTGGCAGCTCCGGCCGAATCAGCGCCCCGCGCCGGCCCCCGAGACGTCACCGCTCGGCGCCTGCCCGCCCGGTGCCTCCTGGGAGTTGTAGTTTATCCCTTTGCCCGCGTACGGGCCCGCCCAGTGCTTCCTGGGAGTTGTCGTTTTCTCCCGGTATTGCAGTCTCGGCCTCGCTGGGCTGCAGGGCCAGAAGACTCAATAGCCTGCGAAACTCGCATCGGATGATCCTGCTTTGGAGTGTATCGATTCTGCTTTTGCGTACGCGCGCTTCAGGTTCTGCAGTTTACTCTTGCCTGGTTTTGAGACCAGGAAATTCAGAGTTTTAA